Within the Candidatus Reidiella endopervernicosa genome, the region GTGGTCTCCGGGCTCGATATCATGATCGTGCGTGAGCTGACCGGTGGTATCTACTTCGGCCAACCACGCGGCGTGCGTGCGCTCGATAACGGCGAGCGCCAGGGTTACAACACCCTGGTCTACAGCGAGTCAGAGGTGAGTCGTATCGGTAAGGTCGCCTTCGATATTGCGATGAAGCGTGACAAGCGCGTCTGTTCGGTCGATAAGGCCAACGTGCTTGAGTGTACTGAGATGTGGCGTGAGGTGATGATCGAGGAGGGTAGGGCGTTCCCCGATGTGGAACTCTCACACATGTATGTCGATAACGCGGCGATGCAGCTGGTGCGCGCACCGAAGCAGTTCGATGTGATGGTCACCACCAACATGTTCGGTGACATCCTCTCCGACTGCGCAGCGATGCTGACCGGCTCGATCGGCATGCTGCCCTCGGCCTCGCTTGATGCCAACAGCAAGGGCATGTATGAGCCGATCCACGGTTCGGCACCCGATATTGCGGGCCAGAATCTGGCCAATCCGCTGGCGACCATTCTCTCGGTAGCGATGATGTTGCGCTACACACTCGATGAGCCGGCGATGGCCGATCGTATAGAAAGTGCGGTTAATGCGGTGTTGGATCAGGGTAAACGTACGGCTGATATCTGGACCGAGGGTTGCGAGAAGATCGGTACCGATGTGATGGGTGATGCGGTAATCGCCGCGATGCGTGGTTAAGCAGTAAAGAACAGGATTGAGGGTAAGACGATGATGAGAGTAGGTCTGGTTGGTTGGCGCGGTATGGTCGGTTCGGTGTTGATGCAGCGTATGCGTGAAGAGTCCGATTTCGAACAGTTTGAGCCGGTATTCTTTACCACCTCACAGGCGGGGCAGGCGGGACCGGATGTTGGTAAGGATGTGCCGGTGCTGAAGGATGCCAAGAATGTCGATGAGCTGAAGGCGATGGATGTGATCCTCACCTGTCAGGGCGGCGACTACACCAAGGAGGTCTATCCCGAACTGATCAAGTCTGGGTGGGACGGCTACTGGATCGATGCCGCTTCGACGCTGCGCATGGTTGACGATTCGATCATCGTACTCGACCCGGTCAACAAGGGTGTGATCGAAAATGGGCTGGTCAACGGCATCAAGACCTTTGTTGGTGGTAACTGCACCGTCTCACTAATGATGATGTCGATCGGCGGCCTGTTTGAGAAGGATATGGTTGAGTGGATCACGCCAATGACCTACCAGGCGGCTTCGGGTGCCGGTGCGCAGAATATGCGTGAACTGATTAAGCAGATGGGTGCGATCAATAATGAGGTAGTCGATCTCAACAACGATCCTGCCAGTGCCATTCTCGATATCGACAGAAAGCTCTCTGACTTTCTACGCTCTGAAACATATCCAAAGGATAAGTGGGGCGTGCCGCTGGCCGGCTCTCTGATTCCGTGGCTTGATGTTCAGCTCCCATCCGGTCAGTCGAAGGAGGAGTGGAAGGCGCAGGTTGAGACCAACAAGATTCTCGGTCGTTCTGATAAACAGATTCCGATTGATGGTATCTGCGTGCGCATCGGTGCGATGCGCTGTCATAGTCAGGCGCTAACTATCAAAATGAAGCAGGATGTACCGCTTGATGAGATCCACGACATTGTCGCCAGCCACAATGAGTGGGTGAAGGTGGTGCCAAACGATCGCGACGTCTCGATGACCGATCTAACCCCGGCTGCGGTGACCGGTACCCTGACCATCCCGGTTGGACGGATGCGCAAACTGACCATGGGTGATGATTATCTCTCCGCCTTTACCGTCGGTGATCAGCTGTTGTGGGGTGCGGCCGAGCCGCTACGCCGCATGCTACGCATTCTTCTCGAAGCATAGGTCGGATTGATCATGACAGAAGGCGTCTCGGTTGCACTTTTAGGTGCGACAACTCAGGCTGGTGAGTCGGTGCGTGAGCTGCTCGAGGAACGCGAGTTCCCGCTGGCAGCACTCTACTTTGTAGAACATGAAGAGCGTGCCGGTGGGAAGCTCTCGTTTGGTGGAAAGAACCTTGCGGTGCAGGATGCCGAAAAGTTCGACTTCTCCACGGTGCAAATCGCTATTGTGGTGGGTGATCGTACGCTTGCTGAACAGTATGCCGAGGTTGCAGCGACCGAAGAGGTGGTCGTTGTCGACTGCACCGGTCACTCTTGCGGTGCGCTGGATGTTCCGCTGGTGATTCCAGAGCTCAATCCCGAGGCGCTGGCCAACTATCGTCGACGCAATATTGTTGCGGCACCGAATAGCGTTTCGGTGGCGATGCTGTTGGCACTGAAGCCGATTCACGATTCGGTTGGTATCAAATGCGTCACTGTGACGGCTTGTCAGGCGGTATCGGAGCTGGGGCAGCCTGGGATGGAGGAGCTGGCGACTCAGGCAACCAGCATGTTCAATCTCAAACCGATTGAATCAAATGTCTTCGCCAAACAGATCGCTTTTAATATATTGCCAGCAGTTGAGGTCGTAGATGAGAACGGCTACGCAGAAAGTGAACGGGCTTTGGTTCAGGCTGCGCAGCAGATCCTTGGTGATGAGACGATTGATGTCAGCCCGACGCTGATCTGGGGGCCGGTCTTCTTCGGTCACTCGATGAGTATCGATCTTGAGCTGAGTGGTCAGCTAGATGCAAATGCTGCGCAAAAACTACTCGATGTTGCACCTGGCGTGAGTGTCATGAATGGCGCTGAGCCAGCGCAGATGCCTACCGCAGTGACAGAAGCGGCTGGGAGTGATCTGGTCTATGTTGGTCGTATTCGCCAGCCAATCAGTGGTGGTGAACGTCTCAGTCTGTGGTTGGTAACCGATAATGTGCGTCGAGGCGTTGCACTCAATGGTGTTCAAATCGCGGAAATTTTGGTAAAAGAGCATTTAGAGTCAGGCAACTAGCGACAGTTGTTCAGATAGTTTCACTGTTTAGAAAGTGGGATTTTTTCAGTGAACGGCTATTCTGAGCTATCAATACAAATAACAAGTCTTGCGTAATTAGGGGAAATGGATGTTGCGAAAACTGGTCACGGTCATGATTGTCATGGCATTAACGTCGATCCAGGGTGTTTACGCTCTAGGACTTGGAGAGATCGATCTTCGCTCGGCTCTCAATCAGAAGCTTGATGCAACCATCAAGCTTCACTCCAGTCGCATGGACGAACTCAAAGGTGCAGAGGTGCGACTCGCCTCCCAAGCCGCATTTGATCGTGCCGGTATCGAACGTCTTCCCATCCTGCTGAAACTCAAGTTCGCGGTTGCAGGTGTAGATCGCGGCGAGCCGGTTGTTGCGGTTTCGAGCGACGGTACCATTGATGAACCGTTCCTCAATTTCCTGGTTGAGGTGAATTGGGCCAACGGTCGTCTGCTGCGTGAATACACATTGCTACTCGATCCGCCCTCGCTGATGCCAGAGCCTGCGCCGGTGATCGATACACCTAAGATTGAGCAGGTTGCGATTGAAGAGGAGATCGTCGCTACGCCGATTGAGGCACCTGTGAAGGCTGCGCCAGCACCTGCCCCAGTGAGAAAGGCTGCGCCGAAAGCCCCTTCCAGAATTACAGAGCATGGACCGACCAAAAAGGGTGAGACGCTGTGGGAGATCGCCAGCAAGGTTCGTCCCGATAACTCCATCTCGGTCAACCAGATGATGCAGGCGCTACTGCGACATAATCCGGAAGCGTTTTTCAACAACAACATCAATAACCTTAAGACCGGCTATGTGCTGCGTGTGCCCGATCGCCAGACAATCCTCGCATTTGATAACGCGGCTGCCCGGGCGGCAACACGTGAGCAGACACGTAAGTGGCGTGAAGATAAATCGGTAACGACAGCATCGCCTGAGGCGATCGAAGCAGATGCGGTGCCTGCAGAAGCTGCTGACGGTGATAGCGGTGGTCGACTGAAGATCGTTGCGCCGGCTCCAAAGGAGTCTGTGAGTGAGGCGGCGACAGGTGCTGATGGTGTTGAGAGTGCTTCATCGAACGATGCCGAGTTGCAGCGTGAACTTAATCTACTGGCCGAAACTACCGAGGCACAACGCCAGCAGAACGAAGAGCTGCAGGAGCGTATGTCTGAGCTGGAAAAGCAGCTCGAGACAGCCAAACGTCTGTTGGAGCTAAAGGATGATGAGCTGGCTGCGATGCAGGGGCGTGCAGCTGAGGAGCCCGTCGAAGCGGTGGTAGCGGTTGAGGTTGAATCAACAGTGGCTATAGAGCCGGCTGAGACAACGGTTGCCGAAAAAGCCCCTGCAGTTACACCTGTGGCAGAGGCTCCCAAGCCTGTAGAGCCTGTAGCAGTTGCTGAGCCGGAGATTGAGGTCGGATCAGAAGAGGAGCTGGAGCTGGTCGACGAGATCCTCGAGCAAATTTCTGATTACACCGATGACACCATTGAATTTGTAGAAGATGCGATGGAGGATCCTACAGTGCTGGCGGGTGCGGGTGGCGCAATCGCTATCATCGCTCTGATCATCTGGCTTCTGGCACGTCGTCGTCGTATGGGAATGACCGAGTTCCAGGAGAGTATTTTGGCCGCATCACCAAAACCGTCTGGTTTTGGTGAAACTAGCGAAGCGGCTGCTGAGGAGCAGCTGGATACGCCGTCGCTAGAGCAGACCAATCTGAGTGAGTTCGGTTCTGTTAGTGGTATGGGTGATATTCAGAGCGAAGTTAGCGAGGTTGATCCGATTGCAGAGGCTGATGTTTATATCGCCTACGGTCGTTACCAGCAGGCTGAGGATATGCTCAGCGAGGCTGTTTCCAATGAACCAGATCGCAACGATCTTAAACTGAAGTTGCTTGAGGTCTATCACGCGACCAAGAATCAACGCGCCTTCGAAGAGAATGCTGAATCGCTCTACGCCTCTCTGGGCGGACAGAGCGATCCTATGTGGGATCGCGTTGTTGCGATGAGCAATGAGCTGGGCATTGATAATCCTATCTTTGGTGGTTCTGGCATCAGTACCGATGAGCTCTCTGCTGAGCTGGATACTATTTCAGGTGGCGCTGATATGACGGCCGCTGATGATGCGGCAGTGGTGAGTTCTGAGATTAGTGATGCTGATATCAGCTCAACCCTGGGCGCTGATGAGGAGTTCTCACTCGATATTGATCTCGATAGTGGTGAATTTGGTTCTGAAACTGTTGAGAGTGCCGATAGCGCCACGGCTGAGATCGATCTGGGTGAGTTTAATCTCGATGAGACAGTTGAGAGTGATGTAACCCCGGAGGTTGTTGAAGAGAGTGATTTGAATTTCTCACTGGATGAGAGCGCGACTTCCGATCCAGTGGTTCCAAGTGTAGATCCGGTGGCATCTGCTGATGAGGAGCCTGTATTCGATTTGGGTGATGTCGGTGAGCTGCAGCTTGATCTACCTGAAGAGGCAACTGCTGATGCAGCTGATGAGGCAGTATCCGATTCAATGGGTGAGTTTGATCTGAGTAGCTTTGATCTGCCTGAGGAGGGCGGGGCTGATGAGATACCACTTAATGCCGGTGAATCCACAGATATCTCGTTAGATGAAGTGCCCGAGTTTGATCTGGGTGAGTTGGAAACAGAGACAGCCGAGAGCGCGGACGAAGATAATCACTTGATGGGAAGTCTTGATGAAGTTGGCACCAAGCTCGATCTGGCCAAGGCCTACATCGATATGGGAGACCCTGATGGTGCGCGCAGTATTCTCAATGAGGTGCTCGAAGAGGGTGATGATACCCAGAAGGGTGAGGCAGAGGGGCTACTCTCACAGCTTTAGTCTTATAGATCGTCATACCGGTGATGAACACCGAGGACCGCCCAATCGGGCGGTCCTTTTGCTTTGGCCTATTGGAAACTGATTAGTACCCTTGATGTTTGGTGAGAAGAAGTAGACGTCGAATGAAGATTGCGCTGGGGATTGAATATAACGGTAGTAGCTTCCATGGCTGGCAGCGCCAGCGCAGTGTTCCGAGTGTTCAGGAGTCGATCGAAGCGGCGTTGACAAAGGTTGCCAACCACCCGATCGTGGTGGTCTGTGCGGGCCGTACCGATGCTGAAGTTCATGCAACCGGTCAGGTGATCCATTTCGAGAGTGACGCCGAGCGGCGCGAGCGGGCCTGGATGTTGGGCAGTAACGCTAATCTGCCTGATGGCGTCAGCGTGACCTGGGCACAGCGGGTTAGTGATGATTTTCACGCGCGCTTTTCGGCCACTGGCCGACGTTACCGTTACGTTATTCTCAATCGCGATAGTCGCCCTGGGGTGATGAGTGGCCGGGTGAGCTGGATTTATGCCCCGCTAGATGCCAATCGTATGCACCGGGCGGCTCAGGCGCTGCTGGGAGAGTGCGATTTCACCTCGTTTCGCGCACAGGGCTGCCAGTCGAACACGCCATGGCGCAGACTCGATGAGATCAAGGTGACACGCAGCGGTGACTTTGTTGTGATCGAGGTGGAAGCGAACGCCTTTCTGCACCATATGGTGAGAAACATTGCCGGTGTGTTGATAGCCATAGGTTCGGGTGATCAGTCCGTTGAGTGGGCTGCAGAGGTTTTGGCGCTGCGTGATCGCACCCAGGCGGGAGTGACTGCACCACCCCATGGTCTCTATCTGGTGAAGGTTCGCTACCCTGAGCAGTTCGCCATTCCCGATAGTGGCAGCGGGCCGCTGCTGCTCTGAAGCAGGGGCTGAATTCTGGTAGAGTTAGCTCCTTTGTCACGATCGATCTGATGAGTAGAACACGCGCAAAAATCTGTGGGATTACCCGTGAGCAGGATGGGCTGACTGCGGTGCAGTATGGTGCCGATGCAATTGGTCTGGTCTTCTATGCTCCCAGTCCACGAGCGGTGGGTATCGAGCAGGCACAGCGTATTACCGCTGCATTACCGCCATTTGTCACGGTGGTAGCGCTGTTTGTGAACCCCGACTCCGATGAGGTTCGTGAGGTGCTGCAGCAGGTACCGGTCACACTGCTGCAGTTTCACGGTGATGAGAGTCCTGAGTTCTGTGCCTCATTTGGACGCCCCTATATCAAGGCGATCAGGATGGGTGAGGGTGTCGATCTGCATCACGAGGCGGAGCAGTTCGCCTCTGCGCAGGGATTGCTGCTCGATAGCTTCAGTGCCAAGGCACGAGGTGGCACTGGTGAGGTCTTCGACTGGGGGCGTATTCCGCAAGATGTCGCACTGCCGCTGTTGCTGGCAGGTGGTCTGCACCCGGCCAATGTGGCCGATGCGATCAGAGAGTCACACCCCTATGCGGTTGATGTGAGTAGTGGGGTTGAGATTGAGAAGGGGATCAAGGGTGAAACGATGATCTCCGATTTTATGCGGGCCGTTGCTCGTGCTGATTCCGAATAGAGGTTGAAGAAAATGTCGTACCAAAATATGCCCGATGAGCATGGGCATTTCGGTCCTTACGGTGGTGTGTTTGCTGCCGAGACGTTGATGGAGGCGATCGATGAGCTGCGTGAGGCCTACGAGAAGTACAAGGACGATGACGAGTTCAAGGCGGAGCTGGCCCATGAGCTGAAGCACTTTGTCGGCCGTCCCTCACCGGTCTACCACGCGCAACGCTGGAGCGAGCAGCTCGGTGGTGCGCAGATCTGGCTCAAGCGTGAGGATCTCAACCACACTGGCGCGCACAAGGTGAACAATACCGTCGGTCAGGCACTACTGGCCAAGCGTATGGGCAAAAAGCGGATTATCGCCGAGACTGGTGCTGGGCAGCACGGCGTGGCGACGGCGACTGTCTGCGCTCGTTACGGTATGGAGTGCATCGTCTACATGGGTGCGGCAGATATCGAACGGCAGAAGATCAACGTCTACCGCATGCGAGTGCTTGGTGCCAAGGTGGTGCCAGTTACCTCCGGTTCAGCCACCTTGAAGGATGCACTTAACGAGGCGATGCGCGACTGGGTGACCAATGTTGATGACACCTTCTACATTATCGGTACCGTGGCAGGACCGCACCCCTACCCAGCCATGGTGCGTGACTTCCAGACCGTCATCGGCGAGGAGTCTAAAGTGCAGTTGCAGGATGAGGTGGGTAAGCTGCCCGATGCGCTGGTTGCCTGTGTTGGTGGTGGTTCAAATGCAATCGGATTGTTCTACCCTTTCCTCGAAGATGAGAGCGTGAAGATCTACGGTGTTGAGGGCGGTGGACTCGGTATCGAGTCGGGAAAACATGCTGCTCCACTGTGTGACGGCAAACCGGGAGTACTACACGGTAACCGCACCTACCTGATGGAGGATGAGGCGGGGCAGATCATCGAAACCCACTCGATCTCGGCGGGTCTCGACTACCCCGGTGTGGGACCAGAACACGCCTGGCTCAAAGATTGTGGGCGCGCCAACTACGTGGCTGCGACCGATGATGAGGCGCTGGCCGCCTTCCATGCGCTGACCCGCATTGAGGGCATCATCCCGGCGCTCGAATCGAGCCATGCACTCGCCTATGCCGCCAAGCTGGCACCAACGATGGCAAAGGACCAGATTATCCTGGTTAATCTCTCCGGACGTGGTGATAAAGATATCCACACCGTAGCAGCACTGGAGGGGATTGAGGTATGAAATACACGACGTATGAATTTAGCGAGAGCCATGGAGGGCGGGAGCTATGAGCAGAATCAAACAGAAATTTTCAGACCTCAAGGTAAAGAATCGCAAAGCGCTAATACCGTTTATCACCGCAGGCGATCCCGAGCCGGGATTGACGGTGCAGATGATGCATGCGTTGGTCGAGGGTGGTGCCGACCTGATCGAATTGGGTGTTCCCTTCTCCGATCCGATGGCTGATGGTCCGGTGATTCAGCTCTCCTATGAACGGGCCCTGGAACACCATGTATCACTCGCGCAGGTATTGGAGATGGTGAGTGAGTTTCGCAGCAAGGATAGTGAGACCCCGGTGGTACTGATGGGCTATCTCAATCCGGTCGAGCTGATGGGCTATGAGCAGTTTGCCGAGCGAGCAACCGCTGCCGGAGTTGATGGTGCGTTGATTGTTGATCTATCACCGGAGGAGAGTGACAGTGTGGTCACTACCTTCCGTGACCGGGGACTCGATTCGATCTACTTGATTGCACCGACCAGCAGTGCGGAACGGATCAAAAAGATTACCGATTGCTCAAGTGGCTTTGTCTACTACGTCTCGCTCAAGGGTGTGACCGGAGCCGGTCACCTCGATACCGATGCGGTGGCCAATAAGGTCGCAGAGATACGCGGGATTACAGATCTTCCCGTGGGCGTCGGTTTTGGTATAAAGGATG harbors:
- a CDS encoding aspartate-semialdehyde dehydrogenase, coding for MTEGVSVALLGATTQAGESVRELLEEREFPLAALYFVEHEERAGGKLSFGGKNLAVQDAEKFDFSTVQIAIVVGDRTLAEQYAEVAATEEVVVVDCTGHSCGALDVPLVIPELNPEALANYRRRNIVAAPNSVSVAMLLALKPIHDSVGIKCVTVTACQAVSELGQPGMEELATQATSMFNLKPIESNVFAKQIAFNILPAVEVVDENGYAESERALVQAAQQILGDETIDVSPTLIWGPVFFGHSMSIDLELSGQLDANAAQKLLDVAPGVSVMNGAEPAQMPTAVTEAAGSDLVYVGRIRQPISGGERLSLWLVTDNVRRGVALNGVQIAEILVKEHLESGN
- the asd gene encoding aspartate-semialdehyde dehydrogenase, coding for MMRVGLVGWRGMVGSVLMQRMREESDFEQFEPVFFTTSQAGQAGPDVGKDVPVLKDAKNVDELKAMDVILTCQGGDYTKEVYPELIKSGWDGYWIDAASTLRMVDDSIIVLDPVNKGVIENGLVNGIKTFVGGNCTVSLMMMSIGGLFEKDMVEWITPMTYQAASGAGAQNMRELIKQMGAINNEVVDLNNDPASAILDIDRKLSDFLRSETYPKDKWGVPLAGSLIPWLDVQLPSGQSKEEWKAQVETNKILGRSDKQIPIDGICVRIGAMRCHSQALTIKMKQDVPLDEIHDIVASHNEWVKVVPNDRDVSMTDLTPAAVTGTLTIPVGRMRKLTMGDDYLSAFTVGDQLLWGAAEPLRRMLRILLEA
- the leuB gene encoding 3-isopropylmalate dehydrogenase; amino-acid sequence: MTKKIAVLPGDGIGQEIVAEAVKVLNVLKSDFGLDVEMEEGLVGGTAYDATGTPLPDTTLDLCKASDAVLLGAVGGYKWESLPIEVRPEKGLLGLRAGMELFANLRPAILYPQLADASTLKPEVVSGLDIMIVRELTGGIYFGQPRGVRALDNGERQGYNTLVYSESEVSRIGKVAFDIAMKRDKRVCSVDKANVLECTEMWREVMIEEGRAFPDVELSHMYVDNAAMQLVRAPKQFDVMVTTNMFGDILSDCAAMLTGSIGMLPSASLDANSKGMYEPIHGSAPDIAGQNLANPLATILSVAMMLRYTLDEPAMADRIESAVNAVLDQGKRTADIWTEGCEKIGTDVMGDAVIAAMRG
- the trpA gene encoding tryptophan synthase subunit alpha, which produces MSRIKQKFSDLKVKNRKALIPFITAGDPEPGLTVQMMHALVEGGADLIELGVPFSDPMADGPVIQLSYERALEHHVSLAQVLEMVSEFRSKDSETPVVLMGYLNPVELMGYEQFAERATAAGVDGALIVDLSPEESDSVVTTFRDRGLDSIYLIAPTSSAERIKKITDCSSGFVYYVSLKGVTGAGHLDTDAVANKVAEIRGITDLPVGVGFGIKDADSARRVAGSGDAVVVGSAVIRRVEELSADPAALLAELSRFATELRGALDEAAA
- the trpB gene encoding tryptophan synthase subunit beta, with translation MSYQNMPDEHGHFGPYGGVFAAETLMEAIDELREAYEKYKDDDEFKAELAHELKHFVGRPSPVYHAQRWSEQLGGAQIWLKREDLNHTGAHKVNNTVGQALLAKRMGKKRIIAETGAGQHGVATATVCARYGMECIVYMGAADIERQKINVYRMRVLGAKVVPVTSGSATLKDALNEAMRDWVTNVDDTFYIIGTVAGPHPYPAMVRDFQTVIGEESKVQLQDEVGKLPDALVACVGGGSNAIGLFYPFLEDESVKIYGVEGGGLGIESGKHAAPLCDGKPGVLHGNRTYLMEDEAGQIIETHSISAGLDYPGVGPEHAWLKDCGRANYVAATDDEALAAFHALTRIEGIIPALESSHALAYAAKLAPTMAKDQIILVNLSGRGDKDIHTVAALEGIEV
- a CDS encoding phosphoribosylanthranilate isomerase, producing MSRTRAKICGITREQDGLTAVQYGADAIGLVFYAPSPRAVGIEQAQRITAALPPFVTVVALFVNPDSDEVREVLQQVPVTLLQFHGDESPEFCASFGRPYIKAIRMGEGVDLHHEAEQFASAQGLLLDSFSAKARGGTGEVFDWGRIPQDVALPLLLAGGLHPANVADAIRESHPYAVDVSSGVEIEKGIKGETMISDFMRAVARADSE
- the truA gene encoding tRNA pseudouridine(38-40) synthase TruA, with amino-acid sequence MKIALGIEYNGSSFHGWQRQRSVPSVQESIEAALTKVANHPIVVVCAGRTDAEVHATGQVIHFESDAERRERAWMLGSNANLPDGVSVTWAQRVSDDFHARFSATGRRYRYVILNRDSRPGVMSGRVSWIYAPLDANRMHRAAQALLGECDFTSFRAQGCQSNTPWRRLDEIKVTRSGDFVVIEVEANAFLHHMVRNIAGVLIAIGSGDQSVEWAAEVLALRDRTQAGVTAPPHGLYLVKVRYPEQFAIPDSGSGPLLL
- a CDS encoding FimV/HubP family polar landmark protein, whose amino-acid sequence is MLRKLVTVMIVMALTSIQGVYALGLGEIDLRSALNQKLDATIKLHSSRMDELKGAEVRLASQAAFDRAGIERLPILLKLKFAVAGVDRGEPVVAVSSDGTIDEPFLNFLVEVNWANGRLLREYTLLLDPPSLMPEPAPVIDTPKIEQVAIEEEIVATPIEAPVKAAPAPAPVRKAAPKAPSRITEHGPTKKGETLWEIASKVRPDNSISVNQMMQALLRHNPEAFFNNNINNLKTGYVLRVPDRQTILAFDNAAARAATREQTRKWREDKSVTTASPEAIEADAVPAEAADGDSGGRLKIVAPAPKESVSEAATGADGVESASSNDAELQRELNLLAETTEAQRQQNEELQERMSELEKQLETAKRLLELKDDELAAMQGRAAEEPVEAVVAVEVESTVAIEPAETTVAEKAPAVTPVAEAPKPVEPVAVAEPEIEVGSEEELELVDEILEQISDYTDDTIEFVEDAMEDPTVLAGAGGAIAIIALIIWLLARRRRMGMTEFQESILAASPKPSGFGETSEAAAEEQLDTPSLEQTNLSEFGSVSGMGDIQSEVSEVDPIAEADVYIAYGRYQQAEDMLSEAVSNEPDRNDLKLKLLEVYHATKNQRAFEENAESLYASLGGQSDPMWDRVVAMSNELGIDNPIFGGSGISTDELSAELDTISGGADMTAADDAAVVSSEISDADISSTLGADEEFSLDIDLDSGEFGSETVESADSATAEIDLGEFNLDETVESDVTPEVVEESDLNFSLDESATSDPVVPSVDPVASADEEPVFDLGDVGELQLDLPEEATADAADEAVSDSMGEFDLSSFDLPEEGGADEIPLNAGESTDISLDEVPEFDLGELETETAESADEDNHLMGSLDEVGTKLDLAKAYIDMGDPDGARSILNEVLEEGDDTQKGEAEGLLSQL